The DNA window AATGTCCTTACTCGAAATAACAGCATTTAGATCCAGGCTGCCATTGTATCCCGGCAGACTCCCCTTATCCGTGTATTGGTGGATGTCGCAAGGATAAGAGGGCTTTGAGTTCCTGGTCCCATCATTGCGCCCATAATGCGGAATCCACACAGCGTCAAATTCAGCCACATTGACGTTAAACTGGCCATAGAGATGGTGAGCAATATACACCCCCACTTTGCCGGCCCCCAATGACCTTAGCCACCGTTGATAAGCAGATACCCCACTACGCATATCCGTCATGGACTGCTCCTCCACGTCAAGCCACCACATAGCCGGATTAAATTCCTTAGCCCTGTTGTAAAAAGCCGTGGCCTCTGCCTCCATCTCAGCAATGGTTTTGCCGCGAACCCAAGCGTATACGGCCACCGGCACACCACGCTTTTGCAGCTCCGTGATGTGGGTCTTATAGTGTTTATCTTGATAGCCGGCACCATACTGTACCCTGACAATGGCAAGGCTAAGCTGCTTTGCAAATGTGTCATAGTTAATCGCGGACGGGGCTTGCCACTCGGAAAGGTCAACGATATGCATAGCTATTCTCCTTTCTGCTCCATGCGGTCAATCCGCTTGTGGGCCTGTTTGCTGCTCTCCTCAACCCGGGTAAGGCGTTCGCCCATGGCATCCATCCTCTGCCCTTGCGAGCGTTGTTCTATGCGGATATCATCCACTCCGCGCTTGAGGTACTCCATATCCGTGCGGAGCGTAGTGTCTAACTCTGCATCTTTTCTCACTTCGTTCTTAGCCTCCTTTGCCTTTGCCGACCAGCCTAAGATGATTCCAGACAAAGTTGCCACAATTCCAATGAGGGCCGTAATGATTGTAAAATCCAAATGCCTCACCTCTCTTATATGTTATGGACATCCCGTCATAATGGTGACTACCCCAGCGCCCTACTCCCCGTCACCTCCTGCGGGTTTCGGGCCGTATTTGGGGCATAAAAATAACGCCCTATGTGGCGTTGCGCGCGAAACTATATCTCCTCGACCGGTTTTAAATCCGGCCTAAAAACGTAAACTTGGTCAAGTATCGGCTGTTGATCCTCAGGGGGGTAGACGACCACCAATTCCTCTGCCGTCCCATCGCCCATATCAACCTTCGTGATAATCGCTCTGGCCAGAACTCTAACTGTGTATGCTGGGTATGCCATTACATAACACCTCCTGCTAAAATATCAGCCAGCAAGAGCTCGGTATCCTGCTGACGCTGTTCCAATTCTACATTTTTGGCCATTTGATCGGCTAGTGCCAATTCCAAATCCTGTATCTGTTGGTCCTTGAGGGATTCTGCCCTTTTTTTATCAAGAATCTCCTTGTTAATGTATTTGCCCATATGTCCTCCTAACTTATAGCGTAGGCCAGGCTGCTGAGTTCTGTTTCTTTGCCCTCTACAGTCAAATCCACAACCACGTCGTTGGTTTCTAATCGGTAATTGATCTGATTTGACTCGATCGAGTGTAAGGGGATTTGCGTATTTCTTTGGCTGACCTGGAGGTCTACTATTGGTACCTGCTGACCGTCTGTGAGGGTACAGGGGTTTTGCATTTCTAGAGTGTAACCCTCACCGACCGTCCAGGCACCATAAAAACCTACCTTGGCTTCCTTCTCATGCGTATAAATGAATAATGGTACTGTGAAAGTCATGGATGGATCAAATATAGCGGATGGATGCCCACTGGTTGATCCGTCCGAGGTATCATTTTCAATCTGGGTAATTGGCCCCCATACACCATCCACATTTTTAATACTCTTGATACCATAATTATTAGTGGTCGCTGCAACGAAGACAATATGAATCTCGTTGTCTTTGTTTACTGTTATTGTTGGGTACCTACCGGAGCTATTACCGGTTGTCAACCTCTCCATCGTGCTCCAAGTTTGGCCCCCATCATCGGAGTAAGCAATACGCAAACACCCGCCCACTGTATAAGTGGCATCAGTCCCACTCCATGCAACCCATATACGACCATCCGGTAATCCGTTTATTCCGGAAGAGACGTAGATTGCGGAGGGTGTGGCCTGAACATATGGGCTAGGGCTATAATATACGAGACTATATGTCCAAGGAGAGTTCAGATAGGTATTCGTAGAGAACCCACTATCCCTTTTCATTGCCGCTATGGCACTCGCGGCCCTTACGCTAGTGCCACCGTCAAAGGATATCTCCGGTTGCTCTATCAAAACGATCGGTATACCATTACCATCCAACAGTATACTCGGTTTCCCGGCAAATATATTATATGTTGCAGTATTATATTTAGTTATCTGTTCGGTACTGCCCCAGGTCACGCTACCGTCCTGGTTGATTGTCCCCTTGGCATATCTGATATTAAATGAGTTCGGATAGGTGGAGTTCTTACTACTCCAACATGCATGCAGTTCTGTGCTAGTTTCGTTGATACCTAGGGCTACGTTACCCGTTTCTGTTTGTCCTGTATCTGCGTTCGCTGTACCGTATTTTCCAACCGATGTCGACACGGTAGATAAGTCAATATTACTTACTGTAGTGGCATCAAAGTGTAAATTCACGATTTGTGTAGGAAAAGCTAATAATGAGTAAATACTATTCCCTCTAGGGACTATCGAAATTCTTCCCGTGTTTTGAGGGTGACTATATTGGCATAGATCTTCAAACGGTGCTCCATTCTTAGATACCCTATAGTGATACTTTTTATCAGTCGCGTTATAGGTTACTGCGACCAACCATCCATTTGCCAAGTTTACGAACCTTCGCCCACCATTACCTTCTGTTGAGTGTGCAGAGTTTATCACAGTGGCATCCACAACTATATGCTCGGAGAAGTTTCCATTCAGGTCTAATATTTCATTCTCAATCCCCGTCCATAGCCTATCACCTACCTCCAGGTGCTTATCCGTTTTTCCTGTAATTACAGTAGTGGAATCTTCTACTGCACCTTTGATTGTTGCCTTACCAATCTTTGGGACGTTGAGTCGTAGGTCCAAGTGTTTGAATGGATCGAAGAACTGGGGAAGCATTTTGAGGACATCCAATGCATCATCTCGACCGCCACTAAAACCGTCCGAAGAGATAGAAGGGGAGGTCGTAGTCAATACGGTATCATTCATTTCCTGGCCGATTTCTGTGGTCCTCAGATTGAGAGATACCTCCCAAACCATAGAATAAATACCGTTTTCGTCAGGTAGATCGGATACCATAATATCTGAGGCCAGATTCATGGCAGGGCGAATACCATATGAAGTTATGCACCAGAAACTATTCAAGGAGCCATCGGTATATATTCCACGCTCATAACCTGACTCCGTCGCCCGTGGTGTCCTCAGCCACCAATGCCAAGCGGATGATGAAACCGACGCCCTATTACTGGTCAATGTATTACTCCATACCTGATATGTGGGATAAGCTACCCTGCTGGCATTATTACTAAATTCGGCTAAAATACCACCTTCTGCAATACCGTTCTCATTCGGAAGTCCCACCTCGGTACATGACAGAAGAAATATTTTGTCAATAACTGTTTCACTACCACCCCCATCGGTAATCGTATTTTTCGCCACCGTTATACTCGTATCTAAAATTTTTGATAACTCGTCGGCTGTGAAGTTATTGAGAAATCCTGGAATATCACTATAGCCAGTTGGCTCACCATTCATGCCTAAATTATCAGGTTGTGCATCATGATTATTTGTATTAGCGGTGCCCCCAGTAAGATTCTGGGCCGACCACCATGAATTGGCGGCCCCATTACTATTTAACCATTGTCTCAGGTTCGATGTACGATAGCGATTATTCCCATACTCGACCCGACCCGACGAGCCGTTGCCAGGCTCCTTGGCATCGAAACCGCGGAAATCGATTATCCTATCTGTTAACAATGTCACTGAATCGTCTGGATAGCCCGCGTGGTTCTTATCGACTATCCTCCATATTATGGGTTCCACAGAGCTATTTTCGACTTTGTAGGTGCCATATTTAATTTTACTACCAATTGGTAAATCAGAAAGTAACTGTGTCATACTACCACCACCTTATCATTCATCAGTGTCCCAGTTCCGTAATTGACCCCAGCCGTGCCGCTGAGCATTATTGCCTTTGTTAAGTTTGATACCGTCGTCCCAAGATCCGGGCCAATGGCAACGTCATAAGCAGCCGAAATGACCGTTTTAAAAATATAAGTTATATCCCCTATGGTGAGGGTATCTCCATTGCCGGGGTTGTCGCTAAGCGTAACCGTTGCCCGGGCCGGGGAAGGCGAGGGGGTTCCGAACTTTACAACCTTATTTGTCGTATCGACTGTGGCCGTCGTTTTCGCCGTGTCCACATATTCAGTCGTTTGAAACAAATCGTAAAAGCCCACGCCTGTTTTGTTGATGAAATCCAGGACGTTGGCTTCTTCGAGCTGCATGCGTAAATCGGTGAATTCCAGATTTACATTAGATTTGTAGCGAGCAAATTCATCCTCATGTGCAACCAAGGCATTGGCTACCACGCCGGTGGCCGCGTCGGCTTTGGCTTGAGCTCCGGCAGGGGTTTCATGTCCTGAATGAGGTGCATCCTTATTTTCATGGACGTCGGTATAGCTTTTAGCCGCAGTCAACGCAGCGTCGGTATAGGATTTCGCTTCCGCCCTCGCATCATTAAGATTGATCTTCGTAGCCAGCACGACCGCTGGATCAATTTTAAGTGTAACTGTTGTTGCGTTTGAAACCTCAATAATCAGACGGATATAAAGATCCTTCGCACTCCCCTCGGCTACAACCGGTTTATAGGTTTCCGGATATTTGCCTATTGCGATTAAATCTCCAGCTCCATCAAACACACCGGCCTCACGGACCATAAAACCTCCGTCACTAGTTGGAATAACACCATCAATCACTATCCAATTTGGATTGTCTGCGTCAACATCAATCGAGCTGATTTGCCCCCTCCACACCTCGCGAGCAAGCGCAGTCCGTGATGCAGTAGGATTATAGTACGCCCCATTACCATCACCTACAGCTATATGGGTTAAATTCACTGTTGTCCCCAATGCCTGCGCATTTGCTATTTTGGCCATACCTATGTTTGTAAGTAGCGTGTAAAAAGTTTCTGCCATTATATTCCCTCCTTAGGCAGGATAAATTATCGTTGTTTCCATTGATTGATAACCCGCCCCAAAGCGCATATTTCCTTTACCTTCGAGTTTTGTCGTGCTCCACGGATAAATAATTGTGTGTTCACCGGCCAAGGCGCACCCTGCAAAGTTCATTCCTCCTTGCGAGGCGAGATAGATGCTAATCTTATCTAAATGAGATCTAACATTTTTGTATGCGTTAATCAGTTTATCGAGCGAAATTAGCTCTGCTTCAGAGGCCCCGTGCTTGTCGGACTCAACGCTTATGCGAAAACAAAATGGATCCCCATTATAATCAAACCACTCATCAATCTTGCTGCGGCCAAAGATCGTTGATGCAGCCTTCTCAATGGCCCTAGGGGTACCTTTTATTCTGTGCAAGTAAGGGCTTTCCTTCACTAACCTTCTCTTTGTCTCAATCGGCAAAGCATTATCATAAAAATCCACATGTTTCTGGTGAGCGACGAAATTAAGCAAAATCTCCGGGAGTCTGTTCACATCATAAAAGTTTGAAATCATTTCCGCTTCTCTATACAGCTCTTTTAGCTCGATCTCTACCGCCTCCGCTAAAGCAACCAGGAAGGCATCTTTTGTCAAGCTATCCGGGAGAAGGTCGGTTATGGAATAATCCATTAAACTATTCATCTGCCAACCCTCCAAACGATAAGACCACATTTTCTTCTTTCGCTACTTGATATTTCTCAATTCCCACAAACATGATAGAATCAACGGCCACACGATGGGCTCCCGCTTGCTTCAATCTGGTAATCAACTCGGATAGATCAATATCTCTCCCCATCTTAGATCTTTGCCAATTTAGGTACTCTTGGAAGGCTCTTTCTACCTTTTGCTGAATCGAATCCAGGACAGTAACATTAGATGCCAAAACCCAGTACTGGGCGCTTATATCATAAGGAACTTGCTCCGGTGCGCTAACGATAACTTTATCTGTAAGAGGCCGATTTTCTTTGTCTGAGCATGCCGCCAGTACTTTATCAAGGATCTCCTGGGCTGGCAGTTCTCCGTTTTTAAGCAACACCCGAATATCCACGGTGCCCTCACTCGGACTCCAAACTTTAACATCCCCTATATCTTGACTGGCCCTTTTTGCCCAATACTCGTAAGCCCCCTCTGGCCCGGCTACGGAGAACGACTCCGGAGCAATACGGATTCTTTCCGCATAAGGATCATCCTCCTCGACATCAACACCGCCGGCCGAAATCGTAACGTTCCTAACGCGCTTTACCCATGCTAACGGCTGAACGAGCATCGTTATCTCGCCTGGTAAATATCCATTCCCCACGCCCCCTTTTTCAGTGCAGTAAGCCTTTATCTGGACTGTATGTTGACCTACCGGAACGGCTATAGTTTCCTCTGTGGCAAAAAAAGCATTTTTTCCAACTAAAAACCGAGTTCCCTTTTCTATGATCAAAACGGATACTCGGTCCTCTTCTAAGGCAAGTTCCATGGTTGTTACTGCCGCTTGATCCCCAAGCCTTGGTGTTAAAGCCCCTTCACCGGAATGATCCAGAAACGCTCCATCTGCGTAGGCTAAGAGATTTTGTTT is part of the Desulfitobacterium chlororespirans DSM 11544 genome and encodes:
- a CDS encoding glycoside hydrolase family 25 protein, which codes for MHIVDLSEWQAPSAINYDTFAKQLSLAIVRVQYGAGYQDKHYKTHITELQKRGVPVAVYAWVRGKTIAEMEAEATAFYNRAKEFNPAMWWLDVEEQSMTDMRSGVSAYQRWLRSLGAGKVGVYIAHHLYGQFNVNVAEFDAVWIPHYGRNDGTRNSKPSYPCDIHQYTDKGSLPGYNGSLDLNAVISSKDI
- a CDS encoding DUF6273 domain-containing protein; this encodes MTQLLSDLPIGSKIKYGTYKVENSSVEPIIWRIVDKNHAGYPDDSVTLLTDRIIDFRGFDAKEPGNGSSGRVEYGNNRYRTSNLRQWLNSNGAANSWWSAQNLTGGTANTNNHDAQPDNLGMNGEPTGYSDIPGFLNNFTADELSKILDTSITVAKNTITDGGGSETVIDKIFLLSCTEVGLPNENGIAEGGILAEFSNNASRVAYPTYQVWSNTLTSNRASVSSSAWHWWLRTPRATESGYERGIYTDGSLNSFWCITSYGIRPAMNLASDIMVSDLPDENGIYSMVWEVSLNLRTTEIGQEMNDTVLTTTSPSISSDGFSGGRDDALDVLKMLPQFFDPFKHLDLRLNVPKIGKATIKGAVEDSTTVITGKTDKHLEVGDRLWTGIENEILDLNGNFSEHIVVDATVINSAHSTEGNGGRRFVNLANGWLVAVTYNATDKKYHYRVSKNGAPFEDLCQYSHPQNTGRISIVPRGNSIYSLLAFPTQIVNLHFDATTVSNIDLSTVSTSVGKYGTANADTGQTETGNVALGINETSTELHACWSSKNSTYPNSFNIRYAKGTINQDGSVTWGSTEQITKYNTATYNIFAGKPSILLDGNGIPIVLIEQPEISFDGGTSVRAASAIAAMKRDSGFSTNTYLNSPWTYSLVYYSPSPYVQATPSAIYVSSGINGLPDGRIWVAWSGTDATYTVGGCLRIAYSDDGGQTWSTMERLTTGNSSGRYPTITVNKDNEIHIVFVAATTNNYGIKSIKNVDGVWGPITQIENDTSDGSTSGHPSAIFDPSMTFTVPLFIYTHEKEAKVGFYGAWTVGEGYTLEMQNPCTLTDGQQVPIVDLQVSQRNTQIPLHSIESNQINYRLETNDVVVDLTVEGKETELSSLAYAIS
- a CDS encoding phage tail protein, with product MAETFYTLLTNIGMAKIANAQALGTTVNLTHIAVGDGNGAYYNPTASRTALAREVWRGQISSIDVDADNPNWIVIDGVIPTSDGGFMVREAGVFDGAGDLIAIGKYPETYKPVVAEGSAKDLYIRLIIEVSNATTVTLKIDPAVVLATKINLNDARAEAKSYTDAALTAAKSYTDVHENKDAPHSGHETPAGAQAKADAATGVVANALVAHEDEFARYKSNVNLEFTDLRMQLEEANVLDFINKTGVGFYDLFQTTEYVDTAKTTATVDTTNKVVKFGTPSPSPARATVTLSDNPGNGDTLTIGDITYIFKTVISAAYDVAIGPDLGTTVSNLTKAIMLSGTAGVNYGTGTLMNDKVVVV
- a CDS encoding phage tail protein I, coding for MNSLMDYSITDLLPDSLTKDAFLVALAEAVEIELKELYREAEMISNFYDVNRLPEILLNFVAHQKHVDFYDNALPIETKRRLVKESPYLHRIKGTPRAIEKAASTIFGRSKIDEWFDYNGDPFCFRISVESDKHGASEAELISLDKLINAYKNVRSHLDKISIYLASQGGMNFAGCALAGEHTIIYPWSTTKLEGKGNMRFGAGYQSMETTIIYPA
- a CDS encoding baseplate assembly protein, producing MNRFNLPDVSFLEKDPQLIESDLLSYIQGKTDITLSNADPRRKFIQGLVLYIAQERNNLDYALKQNLLAYADGAFLDHSGEGALTPRLGDQAAVTTMELALEEDRVSVLIIEKGTRFLVGKNAFFATEETIAVPVGQHTVQIKAYCTEKGGVGNGYLPGEITMLVQPLAWVKRVRNVTISAGGVDVEEDDPYAERIRIAPESFSVAGPEGAYEYWAKRASQDIGDVKVWSPSEGTVDIRVLLKNGELPAQEILDKVLAACSDKENRPLTDKVIVSAPEQVPYDISAQYWVLASNVTVLDSIQQKVERAFQEYLNWQRSKMGRDIDLSELITRLKQAGAHRVAVDSIMFVGIEKYQVAKEENVVLSFGGLADE